A stretch of Tenrec ecaudatus isolate mTenEca1 chromosome 2, mTenEca1.hap1, whole genome shotgun sequence DNA encodes these proteins:
- the AGPAT3 gene encoding 1-acyl-sn-glycerol-3-phosphate acyltransferase gamma translates to MGLLALLKTQFIVHLLIGFVFVVSGLTINFLQLCTLALWPINKQLYRRLNCRLAYSLWSQLVMLLEWWSGTECTLFTDQATIDRLGKEHVVIILNHNFEIDFLCGWTMCERFGVLGSSKVLAKKELLYVPLIGWTWYFLEIVFCKRKWEEDRETVVEGLKCLSDYPEFMWFLLYCEGTRFTETKHRVSMEVAAAKGLPPLKYHLLPRTKGFTTAVQCLRGTVTAVYDVTLNFRGNKTPSLLGILYGKKYEADMCVRRFPVEDIPLDEKEATQWLHKLYQEKDALQEQYNQKGVFPGQQFKPARRPWTLLNFLFWATILLSPLFSFVLGVFASGSPLLILTFLGFVGAASFGVRRLIGVTEIEKGSNYGNQEFKKKE, encoded by the exons ATGGGCCTGCTCGCGCTCCTGAAGACCCAGTTCATCGTGCACCTCCTCATCGGGTTCGTGTTCGTGGTGAGCGGGCTCACCATCAACTTCCTCCAGCTATGCACACTAGCCCTCTGGCCCATCAACAAGCAGCTCTACCGCCGGCTAAACTGTCGCCTCGCCTACTCGCTGTGGAGCC AGCTGGTCATGCTCCTGGAGTGGTGGTCTGGCACCGAGTGCACCCTGTTCACGGACCAGGCCACCATCGACCGGTTGGGGAAGGAGCATGTAGTCATCATCCTCAATCACAACTTCGAGATCGACTTCCTCTGTGGATGGACAATGTGTGAGCGGTTTGGCGTGCTGGGG AGCTCCAAGGTCCTCGCTAAGAAGGAGCTCCTCTACGTCCCTCTCATTGGCTGGACGTGGTACTTCCTGGAAATTGTGTTCTGTAAACGGAAGTGGGAAGAAGACCGGGAGACCGTGGTGGAAGGGCTGAAATGCTTGTCCGACTACCCCGAGTTCATGTGG TTCCTGCTGTACTGCGAGGGCACGCGCTTCACCGAGACAAAGCACCGCGTCAGCATGGAGGTGGCTGCCGCCAAGGGGCTGCCCCCCCTCAAGTACCACCTGCTGCCTCGAACCAAGGGCTTCACCACCGCAGTGCAGTGCCTCCGGGGGACAG TCACCGCTGTCTACGATGTCACGCTCAATTTCAGAGGGAATAAGACCCCATCCCTGCTGGGCATCCTGTACGGGAAGAAATACGAGGCCGACATGTGTGTGAG GAGGTTTCCTGTGGAAGACATCCCGCTGGATGAGAAGGAAGCAACGCAATGGCTGCATAAACTGTACCAGGAGAAG GATGCTTTACAGGAGCAATATAATCAGAAAGGTGTATTTCCAGGGCAACAGTTTAAACCTGCCAGAAGGCCGTGGACTCTCCTGAACTTCCTCTTCTGGGCCACCATTCTCCTGTCTCCTCTTTTCAGTTTTGTCTTGGGCGTCTTTGCAAGCGGATCCCCCCTCCTGATCCTTACATTTTTGGGGTTCGTTGGAGCAG CATCTTTTGGAGTCCGAAGACTGATAGGAGTGACTGAGATAGAAAAAGGCTCCAACTACGGAAACCAAGAATTTAAGAAAAAGGAATAA